In one window of bacterium DNA:
- a CDS encoding PorV/PorQ family protein — translation MVKSWFSTERGIIKFIVAMSVTVIALSGAAYPDDYRPWAGEFMRMGVGSRAMGMGNAYTAVEGDVYSAYYNPAGLSTMNNRQMAISFRYLSMDRHFKDIAFGSKIGPDASFAFSWINAGTEDVVGRDLNGNPTGSLSDSRNAFAITFSKNLNQFVSIGINAKMAYWKLDDDDAKAFGFDLGVMVRPFKNFTASFVTRDVNSRFTWNSNRWKETIGSVDGQPLEKEDRFPHYNTFGVAYQLFREKLLLASTLELVEGNPFGLDLGAAYKYNDTFTLRAGLYNYTSSDELDTGALTAGFTVRVTGSISLDYAYSSDPLENDSIHCFSLVMTYGVE, via the coding sequence GTGGTAAAATCATGGTTCTCGACTGAGCGCGGAATAATAAAATTTATTGTCGCCATGTCAGTTACAGTTATTGCGTTATCCGGAGCCGCATATCCGGACGATTACCGTCCGTGGGCCGGTGAATTCATGCGTATGGGTGTCGGGTCGCGGGCTATGGGAATGGGGAATGCCTATACAGCGGTTGAGGGAGATGTGTACAGCGCATATTACAATCCCGCGGGCCTTTCGACCATGAACAACAGGCAGATGGCGATATCGTTCCGGTATCTCAGCATGGACCGTCATTTCAAGGATATCGCGTTCGGCAGTAAAATCGGTCCCGATGCGAGTTTTGCGTTTTCATGGATAAATGCTGGCACTGAGGACGTCGTGGGCCGTGATCTCAACGGCAACCCGACCGGTTCACTCTCCGATAGCCGTAATGCTTTCGCAATTACCTTTTCAAAAAATCTCAATCAGTTCGTATCGATCGGTATCAATGCGAAAATGGCGTACTGGAAGCTTGATGACGATGATGCCAAGGCGTTCGGATTCGATCTCGGCGTTATGGTGCGGCCATTCAAGAACTTTACCGCTTCCTTTGTCACCCGCGATGTGAACAGCAGATTCACGTGGAACAGCAACCGCTGGAAAGAGACCATAGGCTCGGTCGATGGCCAGCCGCTTGAAAAAGAGGACCGGTTTCCCCACTACAATACGTTCGGTGTCGCGTACCAGTTATTTCGTGAAAAACTGCTCCTCGCTTCGACGCTCGAATTAGTCGAGGGAAATCCTTTCGGACTCGATCTCGGCGCGGCTTACAAATATAACGATACGTTCACTCTGCGGGCCGGGCTGTATAATTATACCTCATCGGATGAACTCGATACCGGAGCTTTGACCGCGGGATTCACTGTCCGTGTAACGGGTTCCATCAGCCTCGATTATGCCTATTCATCCGATCCGCTCGAAAACGACAGTATTCATTGTTTTTCACTAGTAATGACCTATGGAGTTGAGTAA
- a CDS encoding glycosyltransferase yields MIKLKVIHIDTHAEWRGGQRQALELIKRLGRRGIYNVLACKPGSEISKRAHAEGITVVHFPFRGEWDVVSAYQLRNYIRSEKIHIAHAHTSHGHGIAILALWKMKECKLVVSRRVDFHLHSYYSKKVKYGPAVDKIITVSDAVRRILIEDGIDPKRVVTIRSGFIIEEFADTVSSRDLRAELGLPSDAVVTATVAALAPHKAHYVLLKAAHNVIRKHPEAVFLFAGEGEMKSSIERDIHSLGLQRSVFLLGFVKDIVSVYNAADIFAISSREEGLCSSIFDAMYFNLPVVATSAGGIPEIVQDGVNGYIVPIDDYMSFAERINYLIENPEIRGKMGSRSSSILLRNTIEHTVNSTVDVYLNVLNGSSEYIV; encoded by the coding sequence ATGATCAAGCTCAAAGTCATACACATCGATACTCATGCGGAATGGCGTGGCGGACAGCGGCAGGCTCTCGAGCTCATCAAGCGCCTCGGCAGGCGCGGTATATATAATGTACTTGCCTGCAAACCCGGAAGCGAAATATCGAAACGCGCTCATGCGGAAGGCATTACTGTCGTCCATTTCCCGTTCAGGGGCGAATGGGATGTTGTATCGGCGTACCAGCTCCGGAATTATATCAGGAGCGAAAAGATTCACATCGCCCATGCACATACCTCGCATGGTCATGGTATAGCGATTCTGGCGTTGTGGAAAATGAAAGAATGCAAACTGGTTGTTTCACGGCGTGTTGACTTTCATCTTCACAGCTACTACAGTAAAAAGGTCAAATACGGCCCGGCAGTCGATAAAATTATCACCGTCTCCGATGCGGTGAGACGGATTCTCATCGAGGACGGGATAGATCCGAAGCGTGTGGTGACCATCCGGAGCGGATTTATCATCGAGGAATTCGCGGACACCGTTTCATCCAGGGATTTACGGGCGGAACTCGGGTTACCTTCCGATGCGGTGGTTACTGCGACTGTAGCGGCGCTGGCGCCTCATAAAGCACACTATGTACTTCTCAAGGCGGCACACAATGTCATCAGAAAGCACCCGGAAGCCGTGTTTCTCTTCGCCGGCGAAGGGGAGATGAAATCGTCGATAGAGAGGGATATTCACAGTCTCGGTTTACAGAGATCGGTTTTTCTCCTGGGATTTGTCAAGGATATCGTTTCAGTCTATAATGCCGCTGATATTTTTGCCATTTCATCCCGCGAAGAAGGCCTGTGTTCTTCCATATTTGACGCCATGTATTTTAATCTCCCCGTCGTTGCGACAAGCGCAGGCGGTATTCCGGAGATCGTTCAGGATGGAGTGAACGGTTATATCGTTCCGATAGACGATTACATGTCATTTGCCGAGCGTATAAATTATCTGATTGAAAATCCCGAGATAAGGGGGAAAATGGGAAGCCGGTCATCTTCCATACTGTTGAGGAATACCATTGAACATACCGTGAACAGTACGGTTGACGTATACCTGAATGTACTGAATGGTTCCTCGGAGTATATAGTTTGA
- a CDS encoding LysM peptidoglycan-binding domain-containing protein, producing MKRNGINFCITLISVLSFLGCSSAFYSSKKAIPEDTLVEEAVQTEEAVAQPTKYPDEESVLEKVLAYYDDAQAAYEDVDFGLAESKIDSAFVLISSVDIDSIQDEDLVGRFKNAVFSLGKSLGTILSDSEKISQEDYTSWIEELENIEDFKSGRWTDEELRKIVLKISLKSDMPIEYNEQVKKAIYFFQTNRRKEMTTWLRRSGRYLPLIRQILTEEGLPQDMAYLSMIESGFNPNAYSRARCVGLWQFFYATGKLYGLDRDEWVDERKDPIKSTKAAAKHLNDLYQLYNDWNLTMAAYNCGPARITRQFQQTPDINYWEMKLPTETKSYVPFFMAALIIAKEPELFGFEKIEYDPPLEFDTVEVHPYTNLKRIAEQTSVSLEELRDLNAELRRDYTPAGKEMYHLRIPKGAKETFLAEYAKIEPEKYVPPRVSGYSVRRGDTLSGIAQRFGVSVTSLMNANNLRNAHRLSVGQRLKIPGGKEEYVASAVSDKSDDVVVSKEKTDVYVVRKDDSLGLVATKFKTSVSVLQSLNKMGKSTKIYVGQRLIVPGSGSSGALAQKSDSSRSTDAPEQITYVIQEGDSLYDIARTYNVDYKDLILWNKIKDHRKIQPGQSIIIKKTKG from the coding sequence TTGAAAAGAAACGGTATCAACTTCTGTATTACACTTATAAGTGTTTTATCATTTCTCGGATGCTCATCCGCGTTTTACTCGTCAAAAAAAGCCATTCCCGAGGACACTCTAGTCGAGGAAGCCGTCCAGACTGAGGAAGCGGTTGCGCAGCCGACAAAATACCCGGATGAAGAGTCCGTTCTCGAAAAGGTGCTGGCGTATTACGATGATGCCCAGGCCGCGTATGAAGATGTTGATTTCGGTCTTGCCGAATCGAAGATTGACAGCGCTTTTGTACTTATAAGCAGTGTTGATATCGACAGTATCCAGGATGAAGACCTCGTGGGCCGTTTCAAAAACGCGGTTTTTTCGCTGGGAAAATCCCTCGGAACGATTCTGAGCGATTCCGAGAAAATATCCCAGGAGGATTATACTTCTTGGATCGAAGAACTTGAAAATATCGAGGACTTTAAATCCGGTCGGTGGACAGATGAGGAACTGAGAAAAATCGTGCTTAAAATATCCCTGAAAAGCGATATGCCGATCGAATATAACGAACAGGTAAAAAAAGCCATCTACTTTTTCCAGACAAACCGCCGAAAGGAGATGACAACCTGGCTCAGGAGGAGCGGCCGTTATCTTCCCCTCATCAGGCAGATACTCACCGAGGAAGGATTGCCGCAGGATATGGCATACCTGAGCATGATCGAGAGCGGATTCAATCCGAACGCTTATTCTCGGGCACGGTGCGTTGGTCTCTGGCAGTTTTTTTATGCAACCGGAAAACTATACGGCCTTGACCGGGACGAATGGGTCGACGAGCGGAAAGACCCGATTAAATCCACCAAAGCCGCCGCAAAGCACCTCAACGACCTCTACCAGTTATACAACGACTGGAATCTCACCATGGCGGCATATAATTGCGGCCCCGCGCGTATAACACGACAGTTCCAGCAGACTCCCGATATCAATTACTGGGAGATGAAGCTCCCGACCGAAACAAAAAGTTATGTTCCGTTTTTCATGGCGGCGCTCATTATTGCAAAGGAGCCCGAGCTTTTCGGTTTTGAAAAGATCGAATACGACCCCCCGCTTGAGTTCGATACCGTTGAGGTTCATCCCTATACGAATCTGAAAAGGATCGCCGAGCAGACCAGTGTCAGCCTTGAGGAATTACGGGATTTAAATGCCGAGCTGCGCCGTGACTACACTCCCGCGGGTAAAGAAATGTATCATCTGCGAATTCCCAAGGGAGCAAAAGAGACATTTCTCGCTGAATATGCCAAGATAGAACCTGAAAAATATGTTCCTCCGCGGGTTTCCGGTTATTCGGTCAGGCGAGGGGACACGCTGTCGGGTATTGCCCAGCGGTTCGGTGTGTCGGTGACGAGTCTCATGAACGCCAATAATCTCAGAAATGCACACCGGTTGTCGGTCGGACAGAGGCTTAAGATACCCGGAGGGAAAGAGGAGTATGTCGCTTCCGCCGTATCTGATAAATCGGACGATGTGGTTGTATCCAAAGAGAAGACGGACGTCTATGTTGTCCGTAAGGATGACAGTCTCGGCCTTGTGGCAACTAAATTCAAAACTTCCGTATCGGTCCTGCAGTCGCTCAATAAAATGGGAAAGAGCACGAAGATATATGTGGGACAGCGCCTGATTGTCCCCGGGTCCGGGTCATCGGGAGCGCTCGCCCAGAAGTCGGATTCATCACGCAGCACCGATGCTCCCGAACAGATTACCTATGTTATCCAGGAAGGCGATTCGCTCTATGATATCGCCAGAACATACAACGTCGATTATAAAGACTTGATACTATGGAATAAAATCAAAGACCACAGGAAGATTCAACCGGGCCAGTCGATCATTATCAAGAAAACAAAAGGCTGA
- a CDS encoding glycosyltransferase family 2 protein produces MSGESKCGCNVRRSTISAYIITKNEEKNIGRAIESVRWMDEIIVLDSGSTDNTVVLAEKLDAHVSFAPFNNFVEQKNRAIDLCTGDWVFNLDADEEVTAELRKSIEDIITREERHGDPMVYLVPRKTLYLGRWIMHCGWYPGFRARLSKRGYARWKGEVLHEWLDAGESKGYLRGDLLHRPYNDLGDHLRTIDRYSCLWAQREAGSGRRTGLFSILARPAGKFVKMYILRAGFLDSGPGLIASLMGAWYTFMKYARLYELSSRNTE; encoded by the coding sequence TTGAGTGGTGAAAGCAAGTGCGGATGCAATGTCCGGCGATCGACAATATCGGCTTATATAATCACCAAAAATGAAGAAAAAAATATCGGCCGTGCTATTGAAAGTGTCAGGTGGATGGACGAGATAATCGTTCTTGATTCTGGCAGCACCGATAACACGGTTGTTCTGGCGGAGAAGCTCGATGCCCATGTTTCATTTGCTCCATTCAATAATTTCGTCGAACAAAAAAACAGGGCAATCGACCTCTGTACGGGTGACTGGGTTTTTAATCTTGACGCGGATGAAGAAGTCACCGCAGAGTTACGGAAATCCATCGAGGATATAATCACCCGTGAAGAACGGCATGGCGATCCGATGGTATACCTTGTGCCGCGTAAAACCCTGTACCTGGGGCGATGGATCATGCACTGCGGGTGGTATCCCGGTTTCCGTGCCCGCCTTTCGAAGCGGGGATATGCGCGGTGGAAAGGCGAGGTTCTCCACGAGTGGCTCGATGCCGGGGAATCGAAAGGATACCTGAGGGGAGATTTGCTTCATCGTCCCTATAATGATCTCGGGGATCATCTGAGGACTATCGACCGATATTCATGCCTCTGGGCACAACGCGAAGCCGGATCGGGGCGAAGGACAGGATTATTCAGCATTCTGGCGCGGCCTGCGGGTAAGTTTGTAAAAATGTATATTCTCCGGGCCGGATTTCTCGATTCCGGTCCCGGTCTTATCGCTTCCCTGATGGGGGCATGGTATACATTCATGAAGTACGCCAGACTCTATGAGCTTTCTTCAAGGAATACCGAATGA
- a CDS encoding T9SS type A sorting domain-containing protein: MVDLTVSSGDSSIPGRRITGSNDLISYKGDFLVKYLFRFIITLVAIIGAAALSWSEPFNIDRIEKISTGLGANDLGDIAWNGTSLWITGSGTLTNLVGEGYHVTDWISYDSMPGFGKATISSFFASGDTLITAWIYSDNRSGDVYPTGDGYSISTDHGQTWKHIPVTDLFPDRAGYKYPGTYTMTYDFALSGRTLWCATTWGYLLKTTDLGNTWTQVLPDTTGFDYLNVNHHGYCVEAYGDTLWVGTFMGINSSFDGGKTWKNYSWPADDSGNPQDQWPGNWVYTVEHKVVDGKTHIWAGCDKEMMNTGLGVYGICHTDDNGATWEYKSTIYNSWNFAFGHEGANDPAVSDRTVLAASDSGLVISYDLGDTWKIVDIVESASKKWAHGKQIFSVLVVGDTLWVTGSDGIARSHDWGKNWEIFQGVTRVKALDNNKIENIGISSRFDNVETYAYPNPFSPKRRDISYSLTKIHYSLVEQSDITVRIYDYQGRIIRTLVDGEGRAGGLSHDEVWDGKDSDMHVVPNGVYFYLIKTDKGDSARGKIMVLD; this comes from the coding sequence GTGGTTGATCTGACAGTATCATCCGGCGATTCATCGATACCCGGCAGAAGAATTACCGGCAGCAACGATCTCATTTCATATAAGGGAGACTTTCTTGTGAAGTACCTATTCCGATTTATTATTACCCTTGTCGCAATCATCGGTGCAGCTGCATTGTCATGGAGTGAACCGTTCAATATCGATCGTATCGAAAAAATCAGCACCGGACTCGGCGCAAACGATCTCGGAGATATCGCATGGAACGGCACATCGCTCTGGATCACCGGCTCCGGAACCCTGACCAATCTTGTGGGCGAAGGTTATCATGTCACCGACTGGATTTCCTACGATTCCATGCCCGGTTTCGGGAAAGCGACTATCTCATCGTTCTTTGCTTCGGGAGACACACTCATCACCGCGTGGATTTATAGCGATAACCGCAGCGGAGATGTCTATCCAACAGGTGACGGATATTCGATCTCGACCGACCATGGACAGACATGGAAACATATCCCCGTAACCGATCTGTTCCCCGACAGAGCGGGTTATAAATACCCCGGAACCTATACCATGACCTATGATTTCGCTCTTTCCGGCAGAACGCTCTGGTGCGCGACGACATGGGGATATCTCCTCAAAACCACCGATCTCGGCAATACATGGACGCAGGTTCTGCCCGATACGACCGGATTCGATTACCTGAATGTCAATCATCACGGATACTGTGTCGAAGCGTACGGCGATACATTATGGGTCGGAACATTCATGGGAATAAACTCCAGCTTTGACGGCGGAAAAACGTGGAAGAATTATTCATGGCCCGCCGACGACTCCGGGAATCCGCAGGATCAATGGCCCGGCAACTGGGTCTACACGGTCGAGCACAAGGTAGTGGACGGCAAGACCCACATATGGGCCGGCTGTGATAAGGAAATGATGAATACCGGCCTCGGTGTTTATGGTATCTGCCATACCGATGACAACGGTGCGACATGGGAATACAAATCCACTATTTATAATTCGTGGAATTTCGCTTTCGGGCACGAGGGAGCGAACGATCCCGCAGTAAGCGACAGGACCGTTCTGGCGGCTTCCGATTCCGGGCTCGTGATTTCGTACGATCTCGGGGATACATGGAAAATCGTCGATATCGTCGAATCGGCGTCCAAAAAGTGGGCCCACGGAAAACAGATATTCTCTGTGCTCGTGGTGGGTGATACCCTGTGGGTGACTGGCTCGGATGGCATCGCCCGCTCTCATGACTGGGGGAAAAACTGGGAGATATTCCAGGGCGTGACCCGCGTCAAAGCTCTCGATAACAATAAGATAGAAAATATCGGTATTTCATCGCGCTTCGACAATGTGGAAACCTATGCATACCCCAATCCGTTCTCTCCGAAACGGCGCGACATCAGTTATTCGCTGACGAAGATTCATTATTCGCTTGTCGAACAGTCGGATATCACTGTCAGAATCTACGACTATCAGGGCCGTATCATACGGACGCTTGTGGACGGTGAGGGCCGCGCCGGCGGTCTTTCGCACGACGAGGTCTGGGATGGAAAAGACAGCGACATGCATGTCGTTCCCAATGGTGTGTATTTTTATCTAATCAAAACAGACAAAGGGGATTCAGCACGTGGTAAAATCATGGTTCTCGACTGA
- a CDS encoding DUF3108 domain-containing protein, with product MSKHTVFLLILTVTLNLRAVSADEDGSRFDKPLDRATSEMLNVPFVPDSSSAETDTLELKASTHKPDSIQTEKKEFSVEMTDTVTVVSGTAGKVDTPKSLPVVYTEENEPESLDLEGNKLTTDIIRLHPDDKYIPRRIENRAWNVGEQLTFELTYSFYTAGVATMSVTGIERVNGGMCYHIKTTANSNDFISSFYKVRDTVDSYIDTLGIFSRRIEKRLREGRYKSDRFVDFHHDRLIALSTQKKYAVTEIPPHIQDILSALYYLRTFDLEVGKSEEVLVYADGQVYPLKVNVYKREKITVPAGTFNCLKIEPILQSEGIFRQKGKIIVWLSDDIYKIPVKMSSKVIIGSIASQLISYKTGVVR from the coding sequence TTGAGCAAACATACGGTGTTTCTGCTAATTCTGACAGTGACATTGAACCTGCGCGCCGTCAGTGCTGATGAGGATGGATCGCGATTCGACAAACCGCTCGACCGTGCGACATCAGAAATGCTCAATGTCCCGTTTGTCCCTGATTCGTCATCGGCTGAAACGGATACGCTTGAACTAAAAGCGTCAACTCACAAACCCGACAGTATCCAGACGGAAAAGAAAGAATTCTCCGTGGAAATGACGGACACCGTCACAGTCGTTTCGGGAACAGCGGGTAAAGTGGATACACCGAAATCGCTTCCGGTCGTGTATACGGAAGAAAATGAGCCGGAATCTCTCGATCTTGAAGGAAACAAATTAACCACTGACATTATCAGGCTGCACCCTGATGATAAATATATACCGCGCAGAATCGAAAACAGGGCGTGGAATGTCGGTGAACAGCTTACTTTTGAGCTTACATACAGTTTTTATACGGCGGGCGTTGCGACCATGTCAGTGACAGGAATCGAGCGTGTGAACGGAGGTATGTGTTATCACATCAAGACAACCGCCAATTCGAACGATTTTATTTCGAGTTTTTATAAAGTCAGGGATACCGTGGATTCATATATCGATACATTGGGAATTTTTTCCCGCAGAATAGAAAAGCGGCTGAGGGAAGGACGGTATAAATCCGATCGTTTTGTCGATTTTCATCATGACCGTCTTATCGCTCTCAGTACGCAGAAAAAATATGCTGTTACCGAAATTCCCCCGCATATTCAGGATATCCTGAGCGCTTTATATTACCTGCGGACATTCGATCTCGAAGTCGGGAAATCCGAGGAAGTGCTCGTATACGCCGATGGACAGGTTTATCCGCTGAAAGTGAATGTATATAAACGGGAGAAAATCACGGTTCCTGCCGGAACGTTCAACTGCCTGAAAATCGAACCGATCCTCCAGTCGGAAGGCATTTTTCGTCAGAAGGGCAAAATAATTGTCTGGCTGTCCGATGACATCTATAAAATCCCTGTTAAAATGTCGAGCAAGGTGATTATCGGCAGTATCGCATCTCAGCTCATTTCGTATAAAACCGGAGTTGTTCGATGA
- a CDS encoding SPOR domain-containing protein: MKNCCSIAVVCICTAVICAPGCGNRALLTSPPAQPVSGTVENIDPFILGDEYAKIAQDSFPVSTKNPDEVIKEAITPQKTTADKANESRTADVRRETSEVSKSASDILGYRVQIGMFGDQKEAYAYAEKARAKVDAKVYVIYEAPFFRVRVGDFSEKSEADNYVKILKGLGFNNSWWIRTTINTQ, from the coding sequence ATGAAGAACTGCTGTTCGATTGCCGTCGTTTGTATCTGCACTGCGGTTATATGTGCGCCGGGATGCGGAAACAGAGCGCTTTTGACATCTCCACCGGCTCAGCCGGTATCCGGGACAGTTGAAAATATCGATCCGTTCATTCTGGGCGATGAATATGCAAAGATAGCGCAGGATTCCTTTCCGGTATCGACAAAGAATCCGGATGAGGTCATCAAAGAAGCGATAACTCCGCAGAAGACGACAGCCGATAAAGCAAACGAATCGCGGACAGCAGATGTCCGCCGTGAAACTTCCGAGGTATCGAAGTCTGCTTCCGATATATTGGGATACCGGGTGCAGATTGGCATGTTCGGCGATCAGAAGGAAGCATATGCCTATGCGGAAAAAGCCCGCGCGAAAGTCGATGCAAAGGTATATGTCATATACGAAGCTCCATTTTTCAGGGTGAGAGTCGGTGATTTCAGCGAAAAGAGCGAAGCCGACAATTATGTTAAAATATTGAAAGGTCTGGGTTTTAATAATTCGTGGTGGATAAGAACAACTATAAATACACAATAA